One genomic region from Shewanella aestuarii encodes:
- the recJ gene encoding single-stranded-DNA-specific exonuclease RecJ, whose amino-acid sequence MPHKIIRRPQVDDSHLPASMPALLKQLYARRGVNQDDCELVLAKLLRPQTMKGLDIAGEIVADAIQANKRILIVGDFDADGATSTSVCMLALKMMGASNIDYLIPNRFDFGYGLSPEIVAVAHAKGVQLLITVDNGISSIDGVSAAKACGMQVVVTDHHLPGQVLPEADAIVNPNQHDCQFASKSIAGVGVAFYLMTAIRAELRSRNWYQIQSIAEPNLGVLLDIVALGTVADVVSLDANNRILVQAGLQRVRSGRCRPGITALLEVAKRDPSKIVAADFGFAVGPRLNAAGRLDEMALGVETLLCDDIMRARRMAAELDGLNQDRRDIEAGMQQEALKTLQAITLDEATLPWGLALFQPDWHQGVIGILASRIKDRYHRPVIAFADAGNGEIKGSARSIKGLHMRDLLERINSQYPGIIIKFGGHAMAAGLSIKANALDTFKQAYDDTVKSILDYEQLTGEILSDGELSADLMNLDTAFMLRNAGPWGQSFEEPLFDGFFKVVQQRIVGEKHLKLLLETECGKLMLDGIAFNVDLQIWPDATINHARVVYKLDVNEFRGNQTVQLMVDYIEPM is encoded by the coding sequence TTGCCGCATAAAATTATTCGTCGTCCACAAGTTGATGACTCGCACCTTCCCGCTTCAATGCCTGCACTGCTTAAACAGCTTTATGCCCGCCGAGGTGTTAATCAAGATGACTGCGAATTAGTCTTAGCCAAATTGTTACGCCCGCAAACCATGAAGGGCTTAGATATTGCTGGCGAGATTGTTGCCGATGCAATACAAGCCAATAAACGCATCTTGATCGTCGGTGATTTCGATGCCGATGGAGCAACCTCTACCAGTGTTTGTATGCTGGCTTTAAAAATGATGGGGGCAAGTAATATTGATTATTTGATCCCTAATCGTTTTGATTTTGGTTATGGGCTAAGCCCTGAAATTGTCGCAGTCGCACATGCAAAAGGTGTCCAATTATTGATTACGGTCGATAATGGTATTTCATCTATAGATGGTGTCTCAGCCGCAAAAGCGTGTGGGATGCAAGTGGTGGTGACGGATCATCATTTGCCGGGGCAAGTGCTACCTGAGGCAGACGCAATTGTGAATCCCAATCAGCATGATTGCCAGTTTGCAAGTAAATCCATTGCGGGGGTTGGCGTGGCATTTTACTTGATGACAGCCATACGAGCTGAGCTTAGAAGTCGTAACTGGTATCAAATACAATCGATTGCCGAGCCAAACTTAGGTGTGCTGCTTGATATTGTCGCTTTAGGTACTGTTGCTGATGTGGTGTCGTTAGATGCTAATAACCGCATTCTGGTGCAAGCCGGTTTACAAAGGGTGAGAAGCGGGCGTTGTCGTCCGGGGATCACCGCGTTGCTTGAAGTTGCAAAAAGAGACCCAAGTAAAATTGTTGCAGCTGATTTTGGCTTTGCGGTTGGCCCAAGGTTAAATGCCGCTGGGCGTTTAGATGAGATGGCTTTGGGGGTTGAAACCTTATTATGTGATGACATTATGCGAGCACGGCGAATGGCAGCTGAGCTTGATGGTTTAAATCAAGACCGTCGTGATATTGAAGCTGGTATGCAGCAAGAAGCCCTAAAAACCTTACAAGCCATCACCTTAGATGAAGCAACATTGCCTTGGGGGTTAGCGCTATTTCAACCAGATTGGCACCAAGGGGTGATCGGCATTTTAGCCTCAAGAATTAAAGACAGATATCACCGCCCTGTTATTGCCTTTGCTGATGCGGGTAACGGTGAAATTAAAGGCTCGGCTCGCTCAATTAAAGGTCTGCACATGCGTGATCTACTTGAGCGTATTAATAGCCAGTATCCAGGTATCATAATCAAATTTGGCGGTCACGCGATGGCGGCTGGATTATCCATTAAAGCTAATGCGTTAGATACCTTTAAACAGGCTTATGACGACACAGTAAAATCCATTTTAGATTATGAACAACTCACGGGTGAAATTTTATCAGATGGTGAGTTAAGTGCTGATTTAATGAATTTAGATACTGCGTTTATGCTACGTAATGCCGGTCCATGGGGGCAATCATTTGAAGAACCTTTATTTGATGGTTTTTTTAAAGTGGTTCAACAACGTATTGTGGGCGAAAAGCATTTAAAGTTATTACTAGAAACCGAGTGCGGCAAATTAATGCTTGATGGTATCGCCTTTAATGTTGATTTGCAGATATGGCCTGATGCAACAATTAATCATGCTCGGGTAGTGTATAAACTCGATGTAAATGAGTTTCGCGGCAATCAAACGGTGCAACTGATGGTGGATTATATTGAGCCCATGTAA
- the dsbC gene encoding bifunctional protein-disulfide isomerase/oxidoreductase DsbC has protein sequence MKLTKAFILVASLLAPTFVFAAPSTNANNDELKQKLSNTLGVEVSMIQPSPIAGLLQILTDRGVLYITEDGSKLVHGNIYDMNDRMNNLTEAALALPRLEMLKPFEQDMLVYKAKNEKHVVTVFTDVDCGYCRKLHNQMDEYNNLGITIRYLAYPRAGIPSANADEMQAVWCAKDPLKAMTVAKSGGNVKAASCDIDIAKQYRLGGSFGINGTPALILEDGTMIPGYQPPADLLRTLESRK, from the coding sequence ATGAAGTTAACTAAAGCCTTTATTCTTGTTGCCAGCCTATTGGCACCAACATTTGTTTTTGCCGCACCCTCAACTAATGCAAATAATGATGAGTTAAAGCAAAAGTTGTCAAATACGTTAGGCGTTGAAGTCTCAATGATCCAGCCATCACCTATTGCTGGGTTACTGCAAATATTAACTGACCGTGGCGTGTTATATATCACTGAAGATGGTTCAAAGTTGGTTCATGGTAATATTTATGACATGAATGACCGTATGAATAATCTAACGGAAGCGGCATTAGCTTTGCCACGTCTTGAAATGCTTAAGCCATTTGAGCAAGACATGCTAGTTTATAAAGCCAAAAATGAAAAGCATGTGGTCACTGTGTTTACTGATGTTGATTGTGGCTATTGCCGTAAATTACATAATCAGATGGACGAGTATAATAATTTAGGTATCACTATTCGTTATTTAGCATATCCGCGTGCGGGTATTCCGTCGGCGAACGCTGATGAGATGCAAGCGGTTTGGTGTGCTAAAGATCCACTTAAAGCGATGACAGTGGCTAAATCGGGTGGCAATGTTAAGGCTGCAAGCTGCGATATTGATATCGCAAAGCAATATCGTTTAGGCGGCTCATTTGGTATTAATGGCACTCCTGCGCTGATCCTTGAAGATGGCACCATGATCCCAGGTTATCAACCTCCGGCCGATTTATTGCGAACTCTTGAATCACGTAAGTAA
- the xerD gene encoding site-specific tyrosine recombinase XerD, which translates to MSPSPYILNPLIEQFIDDLWSTKGLSDNTLSSYRTDLAHFERFVLSRRKSLIEVDCLLIRDYLTYRFDKQFAKTSTARLLSSLRRFYGFLVISKMMTEDPTALIESPKLARKLPDALTEAQVDSLLSEPNVDDPIERRDKAMLELLYATGLRVTELVSLTMDQISLRQGVVRVMGKGGKERLVPLGELAIAEVEQFIKTARPELLNLKQSDVLFPSKRAQMMTRQTFWHRIKLYAARAGINSHLSPHTLRHAFATHLLNHGADLRVVQLLLGHSDLSTTQIYTHVAKARLQQLHQQHHPRG; encoded by the coding sequence TTGAGTCCCAGTCCTTATATTCTTAACCCATTGATTGAACAATTTATTGATGACTTATGGTCTACTAAAGGCCTGAGTGATAATACCTTGTCTTCATATCGTACCGATTTGGCCCACTTTGAACGTTTTGTGTTGAGCCGTCGTAAATCGTTAATTGAGGTTGATTGCTTATTAATAAGGGACTATTTGACGTATCGTTTTGATAAGCAATTCGCCAAAACCAGTACCGCGAGATTACTTAGTAGTTTACGTCGGTTTTATGGTTTTTTAGTGATCAGTAAAATGATGACCGAAGATCCTACCGCCTTGATTGAATCACCAAAGCTTGCCAGAAAACTGCCTGATGCATTAACAGAAGCGCAGGTTGACAGTTTGTTGTCAGAGCCCAATGTTGATGACCCAATAGAGCGTCGTGATAAAGCGATGCTGGAATTGTTATACGCAACAGGGCTTAGGGTAACTGAATTAGTTAGCTTGACCATGGATCAAATCAGTCTTCGTCAAGGTGTTGTGAGGGTGATGGGTAAGGGGGGAAAAGAGCGACTTGTACCATTAGGTGAGCTTGCTATTGCAGAAGTCGAACAGTTTATAAAAACAGCCCGACCTGAGCTATTAAACCTTAAACAATCAGATGTGTTGTTTCCTTCTAAGCGCGCGCAAATGATGACAAGGCAAACCTTTTGGCATCGTATTAAGTTATACGCAGCAAGGGCGGGGATAAACTCGCATTTGTCGCCGCATACATTGCGCCATGCTTTTGCTACTCATTTATTAAATCATGGTGCAGATCTTCGAGTTGTACAGTTATTACTGGGCCACAGTGATTTATCGACCACTCAAATTTATACCCATGTGGCTAAAGCAAGGTTGCAACAATTGCATCAACAGCATCACCCACGTGGTTAA
- the brnQ gene encoding branched-chain amino acid transport system II carrier protein, whose translation MQTTKLSISDTISLGFMAFAFFLGAGNLIFPPFAGFLAGENMSVAMIGFLLTAVGMPLIGLIAVAKSNGKVMAMLPTFAATALAVSIYIIIGPAFAAPRTGLVAFEIGARPFIENPDAVIMIAEQAINSAQLFFTLGFFFIVMLVALFPGKLLDNVGKVLTPVLILLLIGLAMSVMFIPGAPVGAPVNEYLSSPLSKGIIEGYNTMDTLASIMFGMLIIDILRKKGVNNPEDQTKYLIRAAIIAAAGLAFVYISLFILGASAGDLAKGASNGGQILTNYVEHNFGTTGIFLLSAVVALACLTTAIGLVTACAEFFNELLPSISYKKFVVFFSVVCATVANVGLSQLITISIPVLMTIYPVAIALVLVTFLTNKFARPEFSHRLVLSVALFFGIFDGLKAAGVDTAFIDFLPLQAEGMGWLLPTLITAITCLFISKSDKHTATA comes from the coding sequence GTGCAAACAACTAAATTATCCATTTCAGATACCATCAGCTTAGGGTTTATGGCTTTTGCTTTTTTCCTTGGCGCAGGCAACTTGATTTTCCCACCTTTCGCAGGCTTTTTAGCTGGCGAAAACATGTCCGTCGCGATGATAGGGTTCCTGTTAACTGCGGTCGGTATGCCACTGATTGGGCTGATTGCGGTTGCTAAGTCTAATGGCAAGGTGATGGCCATGTTGCCTACATTTGCTGCTACTGCGTTAGCGGTTTCAATCTATATCATTATTGGTCCTGCGTTTGCAGCTCCTCGTACTGGTTTAGTTGCTTTTGAAATTGGCGCGCGTCCATTTATTGAAAACCCGGATGCCGTGATCATGATTGCCGAGCAAGCAATCAACTCCGCACAGTTGTTTTTTACCTTGGGTTTCTTTTTCATTGTGATGTTGGTGGCTTTATTTCCTGGTAAGTTGCTTGATAACGTTGGTAAGGTATTAACACCAGTACTGATTTTGTTATTAATTGGCTTGGCGATGAGTGTGATGTTTATCCCTGGCGCTCCTGTTGGAGCTCCGGTTAATGAGTATCTTTCAAGCCCATTATCAAAAGGGATCATCGAAGGTTACAATACTATGGATACCCTAGCATCAATTATGTTTGGCATGCTGATTATCGATATTTTACGTAAAAAAGGTGTTAATAATCCTGAAGATCAAACCAAATATTTAATCCGTGCTGCAATTATTGCCGCTGCTGGTTTAGCCTTTGTATATATCTCGTTATTCATTCTTGGTGCCTCTGCTGGTGATTTAGCGAAAGGCGCCAGTAATGGTGGTCAAATTTTGACTAATTATGTGGAACATAACTTTGGGACAACGGGGATTTTCTTGTTGTCGGCTGTGGTTGCTTTAGCTTGTTTAACGACGGCTATTGGTTTAGTGACTGCCTGTGCTGAATTTTTTAATGAGTTATTGCCATCGATTTCTTATAAAAAATTTGTAGTTTTCTTTAGTGTTGTTTGCGCAACAGTAGCTAACGTAGGTTTATCTCAGTTAATCACCATAAGTATTCCCGTATTAATGACGATATACCCCGTAGCTATTGCATTGGTATTAGTCACTTTCCTAACGAATAAGTTTGCTCGCCCTGAGTTTTCACATCGTTTAGTACTAAGTGTGGCTTTGTTCTTTGGTATTTTTGATGGCTTAAAAGCAGCGGGTGTCGATACTGCATTCATTGATTTTTTACCATTACAAGCTGAAGGTATGGGGTGGTTACTTCCAACATTGATTACAGCAATTACATGTTTATTTATATCTAAGTCAGATAAACACACAGCGACTGCTTAA
- a CDS encoding tRNA1(Val) (adenine(37)-N6)-methyltransferase: protein MPFTFKQFHIDDSHCGMRVSTDGVLLGAWANLRQAEHILDIGAGSGLLSLMTAQRTSPTSQIIAIEIDKLASVDCQINAQNSPWAHKITVIQTSIQHYVQQFLQFAATSLVPNTKFDHIICNPPYFSHGPQTQIEARATARHTNHLSFDELALAIYHLLSNTGEASLIIPYQEEIRLTQAFNLNKMHLCKRVEVSSVEGKPANRLLMSFMHGEQGLCQSGVLNIRDRLGYYSPQMANLCQDFYLKL from the coding sequence ATGCCATTTACGTTTAAACAGTTTCATATAGATGATAGTCATTGCGGTATGCGAGTCAGCACTGATGGAGTATTACTGGGGGCGTGGGCTAATTTACGGCAAGCTGAACACATTCTAGATATTGGTGCCGGCAGTGGCTTATTAAGTTTAATGACCGCCCAACGTACATCTCCAACAAGTCAGATAATCGCGATAGAGATAGATAAACTGGCCTCAGTTGATTGCCAAATCAACGCTCAAAATAGTCCATGGGCACATAAAATCACGGTTATACAAACAAGCATTCAACATTATGTGCAACAATTTCTTCAGTTCGCAGCGACATCATTAGTTCCCAACACGAAATTTGACCATATTATCTGTAACCCGCCCTACTTTAGTCATGGACCACAAACCCAAATAGAAGCGAGGGCCACAGCAAGGCATACTAATCATTTAAGCTTTGATGAGCTTGCATTAGCCATTTATCACTTACTATCAAATACTGGTGAAGCCAGCCTTATCATTCCTTACCAAGAAGAGATTAGGTTAACCCAAGCCTTTAATTTGAATAAAATGCATCTATGTAAACGCGTAGAAGTCAGCAGTGTAGAGGGCAAACCCGCAAATAGATTATTAATGTCCTTTATGCATGGAGAACAAGGGCTTTGCCAATCTGGTGTGTTAAATATTCGTGATCGACTTGGGTACTATTCCCCTCAGATGGCAAATTTATGCCAAGATTTCTACTTAAAACTTTAG
- the srmB gene encoding ATP-dependent RNA helicase SrmB: protein MLFEDFDLDSRLLDSLKAMGHKTPTTVQQQTIPMAMEQRDILARAPTGTGKTASFLLPALQHLIDFPRRFEGQARVLVLTPTRELASQIHRYACHLATDLGLNIVTITGGVPYAPQEEALAGNIDILIATPGRLMEYLDKKKFDATEVDILVIDEADRMLDMGFSSVVQAIAIEAQGRKQNMLFSATLEGGGVERFARDLLNDPLTVDVEAPRSEKAKIHQWIHLADNKEHKFELLCNILRQEQVKRAIVFVKTRDVVASLEGQLLKANIPCAFMRGDMEQKKRFQALGRFTKGEVNVLLATDVAARGIDIDDITHVINYDMPRSADTYVHRIGRTGRAGAKGTAISLAEAHDMRIVGKIERYIELPLKRRIIEELRPKHKEAKPPGKKKVKASDTKKSSKKFKKKKK, encoded by the coding sequence ATGTTATTTGAAGATTTTGATTTAGACTCACGGTTATTAGATTCGTTAAAAGCCATGGGCCACAAAACACCCACGACTGTCCAGCAACAAACCATCCCAATGGCGATGGAGCAGCGGGATATTCTTGCGCGTGCGCCAACAGGAACAGGTAAAACAGCTAGCTTTTTATTACCAGCGCTTCAGCACTTAATCGATTTCCCTCGCCGTTTTGAAGGACAAGCTCGAGTATTAGTGCTTACACCAACTCGTGAACTCGCAAGCCAAATTCATCGTTATGCTTGCCACTTAGCCACTGACTTAGGGTTAAATATCGTCACTATTACTGGCGGTGTCCCTTACGCTCCACAAGAAGAAGCATTAGCAGGCAATATCGATATTTTAATCGCCACACCGGGTCGATTAATGGAATACCTTGATAAGAAAAAGTTTGATGCCACTGAAGTTGATATTTTAGTGATTGATGAAGCTGATCGGATGCTCGACATGGGTTTCTCATCCGTAGTGCAAGCTATTGCTATTGAAGCCCAAGGCCGCAAACAAAACATGCTATTTTCAGCCACTTTAGAAGGTGGCGGGGTCGAACGTTTTGCACGCGATCTACTCAATGATCCACTTACCGTTGATGTTGAAGCTCCACGTAGTGAGAAAGCTAAAATTCACCAATGGATCCATCTAGCCGATAATAAAGAGCATAAATTTGAACTCTTGTGCAATATTTTGCGTCAAGAGCAAGTTAAACGTGCCATTGTGTTTGTCAAAACACGAGACGTTGTGGCAAGCCTTGAAGGCCAGCTTTTAAAAGCGAATATCCCTTGTGCCTTTATGCGCGGAGACATGGAACAAAAGAAACGCTTTCAAGCTTTAGGCCGCTTTACTAAAGGTGAAGTCAATGTCCTATTAGCAACCGACGTGGCAGCTCGCGGTATTGATATTGACGACATTACTCACGTTATTAATTATGATATGCCACGTTCTGCAGATACTTATGTGCATCGAATTGGCCGTACGGGTCGCGCGGGCGCCAAAGGCACAGCTATTTCGTTAGCCGAAGCTCATGACATGCGAATTGTTGGCAAAATTGAGCGCTATATTGAACTCCCCTTAAAGCGTCGCATCATTGAAGAGTTACGTCCAAAGCACAAAGAAGCTAAGCCGCCTGGGAAAAAGAAAGTCAAAGCGAGTGATACCAAAAAGAGCAGCAAAAAATTTAAAAAGAAAAAGAAATAA
- a CDS encoding efflux RND transporter periplasmic adaptor subunit, with product MKTLLRRLSPLIILIVFFGLAFLLVSTKESPEQKEETANLTIVDVMTVQQQTVSLNLPSYGVVNPKYKTQLVTEVQGRLQSLSPNFVAGGLVKKGEQLAVIEPSDYEADLMQAEAGLAQATAMLNEEIARGEVAKIEFKDFDSGMAPELGLRIPQLKKEQANVKSAQASLARAKRNLERTIIRAPFDGIIKERKVDLGQYVTLGTNLGELYDINTAEIRLPITNSDLAHLESADTPDTEVTLSASLAGKQVTWEGNIVRSENVIDEQNRMIYLVAEVIDPYLQMTATANQLPLKYGSFVSAVIKGRTVSGIAQLPRHVVRNGQVAVVKDDNSIEMRDVNIVRTDIDNVFIKDSFTTGERVSITNVANLTNGQKVKVLGESEQDELTPADDVSSDVITSAGDQ from the coding sequence ATGAAAACCCTATTAAGAAGACTCAGTCCACTCATTATCCTGATCGTGTTTTTTGGTTTGGCCTTTTTACTGGTAAGCACAAAAGAATCGCCAGAGCAAAAAGAAGAAACCGCAAATCTCACTATTGTTGATGTCATGACGGTGCAGCAACAAACTGTATCGCTAAACCTGCCCTCATACGGTGTCGTTAACCCTAAATATAAAACACAATTAGTTACCGAAGTACAAGGACGATTACAGTCTTTATCGCCTAATTTTGTTGCTGGCGGCTTAGTAAAAAAAGGCGAACAACTTGCTGTGATTGAGCCTTCAGACTACGAAGCCGATTTAATGCAAGCCGAAGCTGGCTTAGCTCAAGCAACAGCCATGCTAAACGAAGAAATTGCTCGTGGTGAAGTCGCCAAAATCGAATTCAAAGACTTCGACTCAGGCATGGCGCCTGAACTGGGTTTACGTATCCCACAACTAAAAAAAGAACAGGCCAATGTAAAATCAGCTCAAGCCTCCCTTGCCCGAGCAAAACGTAATTTAGAGCGCACAATTATCCGCGCCCCATTTGACGGCATTATCAAAGAACGCAAAGTCGATTTAGGTCAATACGTGACATTAGGGACAAACCTAGGTGAATTATACGACATTAACACCGCCGAAATCCGTTTACCTATTACAAACAGTGACTTAGCGCACCTTGAGTCCGCAGATACGCCTGATACTGAAGTGACTTTAAGCGCCTCGTTGGCAGGCAAGCAAGTCACTTGGGAAGGTAATATTGTTCGCAGTGAAAATGTCATTGATGAACAAAACCGCATGATTTACCTTGTGGCAGAAGTGATTGACCCTTACCTACAAATGACAGCAACAGCAAATCAGCTGCCATTAAAATATGGTAGTTTTGTCAGTGCGGTTATCAAAGGACGCACAGTATCTGGCATCGCTCAATTACCTCGTCACGTAGTAAGAAACGGACAAGTTGCAGTAGTTAAAGACGATAACAGCATTGAAATGCGTGACGTTAATATCGTTCGAACCGATATCGACAATGTATTTATTAAAGACAGCTTCACAACGGGCGAGCGAGTGTCGATCACTAACGTAGCCAACCTGACAAACGGACAAAAAGTGAAGGTGTTAGGTGAGAGTGAGCAGGATGAGCTGACCCCTGCTGATGATGTATCTAGTGACGTTATTACCTCTGCAGGAGACCAATAA